The nucleotide sequence cgtcaccgaattccgccatcatctccaccaccgcggatcatcctttgatctccccgtaaattgcaataagttctggtttcctaccttactgctgctgcaatttagttatccttattcgaaaatccaaaaaaaaaaaaaatctgttcctatattgctgcataaacttttcgtcacaaagttttcatctctacgacgaaagatacattgcagaattccagtcgcatagcaccatcttttttatcttgctactatgctttttctatccaaatttctgcaAAATTTTTATAacttctttgacacttcctaacagtggatttccctttggtttcatcaaaaaattctcaatataaactactgatcttttatgtccaatctgctgcacttgaattgcagaattcaagccgcatagcaccatctgtttgatcttgctactgtgctttttctatccaaatttctacaaaatttttatgacatctttgactcttcctaacagtagatttccctttggtttaatcgaaaaattctcaatataaactactgatcttttatgtccaatctgctgcacttgaaaatctatgctgcagaaaatttcagctgcatattgttcccttaactcatctatttgcaatcttttttgaatgaaatttcttatacagttcatagatcatcttggcttctatctaagattgatctattgagaaattcatctctaaaaacgattttatgttgctgcaaattttcgtcgtagactATTGAAATTTTttaacgagaattctgcaatcgcaacttgcaccaatttccttgctattatactgctgaaattttcttgattaaattagacatcccttttgtcatataaactgtgattttgctatcaattccctcctcaattctctcaagtttttgatgaaaattgcatcgagaaatcgttgtttcttcgacgataattctactcttacaagacagcacatacttgctgcaacttccatggatttctgtcaaacctttgctaccatataccacagatccaaaactttcatcaacagccctaaaacttagccaaaccacaccctcaaactgtacccaaaacagtcacaaaacaagcctaaaccgcagcctacatccaccaatccaccaaccctttcaaccatcacttctctcaacctatacatgcctttaacccaacaacaaaagagagatcttaacatcatagatttgggggcatatactatggcatctaaggaggcaatcaatgctaaattcgaagccttggagacatgaatggaggataagattcggacgctctttatcaaactcagattgggccgaccactaagcccgaagaaatcatatcaaggagagagctttgcccaatcacaccaagcccgaagagatgacttccaagggagaagaggctctatgaccgaccccaactatccatgcatgagagtggacttccctagatgggaagaaggagacccgattggttggatctcacgcgcggagcgatattttcggtaccacaaaatcgcagatgcatctatggtgaaaattgcagctatacatcttaaaggggatgctatacaatggtttgactggtttgaacatacttatggagtcctttcatggcgacaattcaaagaaggactgctgatccgcttcaaaccaaccgattatgagaatattgacagacaactagcaaagatccgacaaacctctaccattcaggagtaccaaaccaggtttgaaaggttatctaatcaaactcatgattggtctcaagaatagctattgaggaccttcattgagggcttgaagccggagatccaaggagaagttaaagcgcgacaaccatatacgcttatggcagccatctctttcgcaagacatcaagaggagcaattgaaccatgaagctcggaggactagggtcactcctcaaccaataatattgaagccctcagccccccctactattgaccaagtccctacaccaaagaggttaacaagagaagagcttcgggagcgatatgcgaaggggttatgttggcattgtgacgagccgtggagccgtgagcatcgctgtagtaaaggagaacttcttatgattgaaccgatagaagaagaggtcattgaacatccaaaagagagccttgaacataaagaagaagatgcagaagaagagccacaaccgattgacgttacagtacacgcactagccagctactcaaacccgcaaacgatgaaacttggaggccttctcaaacaacaaccgatcactgttctcatcgacacgggcagtactactaacttcctaaatagtaagcttgttgtttggatagcattacctatcgagaatcactccaggtttgatgttaaggttaccgacggacggattttgaattgtgatcgtaggcgcccgcatgagaaactattgctgcaggtccaagagataattgcatatttcttccttctccctcttaacaatcatgaggccatgctcagaattaaatggttgatgatattagatgatattttctgaaattttatgaaactaattatgaaattttacagtaaggagaaacaggtgacattgcacgggaaacgtgggggcgacataacaacgatttgcacacaacaaatggagaatgttttgcataaagcatgcagcggctttttggtataacttgagcagcaaactaagggagagctaatagaatttgaagatccaaatcgacTTCCTTTGCttcctgaattttcaaatatatttgacgaaccgcgcaacctacctcttacccgtcggcatgatcattgtataacgattcttccaggtaaatcttcagcaaatacttggccatatcagtatctacatctccatcaggatgaaatagaaaggattataaaagagatgctcgaaacagaagttattcggccgagttgcagcctctactcttcaccggtgctacttgtacacaagaaggacggaacatggcgaatatgcgttgattaccgagctctcaatggcataaccatcaaggataaatatcctattccagtactagatgaattgctatatgaaagggagcacaaatcttcacaaagatggacctttgatccaggtattatcaaatacgagtgtacgaagaagtcataccgaaaaccgcctttcgaacacacaacgaccactaaaaatttttactttcttcaataaaaggtgggatatcttgagcatatcatatcagaggaaggtgtgacgatggaccctttcaaaattggagcaatgcaaaactggccaaccccaagaaacataaaattgccacatggttttttgggtttaacaagctactaccgcaagttcgtgaaaaactatggaaagatcagtgcaccacttacttctttactagaaaaagatgtcctccaatggttggatagagcctccactgctttcaacaaacttaaggcagccatgacgacgacgccggtgctaacattaccagatttcaaccgacccttcattattgaggccgacacatctggagtcagaattggagccattctcatgcaagatggtcgaccactcgcatacactagcaaggcattatctccctcctatcaaaataagtcaacatatgataaggagatgctcgccattgtgcgcgcagcaacgcggtggagaccctacttgattggtcgacgatttcaaatcaaAACTGactaaaaaagccttaagtactttttggagcgaaagatatcatcccctgagcaacaaaaatgggtaacaaaacttcttagatttgattatgaaataacttacaaaaatgggaaagagaatgttcttgcagatgcgctttcgcagctacccgagcatgctgaagtttcggccgtttcacttccgaccagcgacttccttgaggatattaagatagaatggcaggaagattcagatactagtaagattataaaaaaaaaaattttgaggaagcaccaagccccaaggctcattacaatcgggactcaaaagaattatgctataagggatgcattgtgcttgtgacaaattctacttgcatcttcaagagcagattttggacaaagttattccatatgcagggtactaaattgaaaagaagtacgacatatcacccacaaaccaacagccagacagaagttttaaataggtgcttggagacagcccaaagccacccaccaaatatgactacccaaagagaactccagacccaaccaagtgtcattattgatcgacggatcgtgactcgacgacgacgacccactaatgaagtgctattatagtgggcgaacctaccaatagaagatgccacttgggagaactatgacgaaatgaagatcaaatttctagaattcacgaatcatcagcctcgaggacaatgctgatttgaagagggcgggtatgttaggactctagcttggagagtcctaattgagagggacattcatgtaaaactgttaggactctagctaagagagtcctaattgagagggacattctgttaggactctagctaggagagtcctaattgagaggggtattcatgtaggaggttttttcttagagaagaattaggagttgtaagagaataggagtcttgagtaggagtcctattaggagttggttagaagtaagagtcttaagtaggagtcctattaggagttagggtttagaagccctataaatagccatgtattccttctcttttcttaagcaatagatgaatcttttctgcagcctttgagtagcaacttggagggaggaacccctatagagttccaatgaggtcgatcccctaaagagatcaaccccaagtttagaatctgcaagggttctaacacgatcctaacacaaactgccttctgcgcatttataaaatgtatctcaaagttcagtatcctcaaaattggcatttagacgtaaaccggttttatcatacgaacgtcgcatttcagtttgcgcttgcattctgattttcatcataaattgcaaactgccttcgtagatttgctttaacgtcatctcgcttaatcttaagttaaagtaatcttagaatcggcttttacatcgaaatcgtttttatcaaacgaacgcaatttcgttttaatcgcagaaagttttcggctgcactaattcacccccccccccccccccccccctcttagtgctcttgatcctaacattaaatacccctcccatccttgggtaaaatacacaagcataaagagattaaaagagagaaaacgctactgcaatctctagaatttccctcctctagcttaagtattagaattctatttaagagaggagagtgagtgcttgtaagggttgtctcctaaacctagtaaaaggagaagaggggtgtaagaaggacattaatcttcgcctagtaaaggaagatcgttaatggatgtcggtgacctcattggtggaggaagccaaaagtggatgtaggtcaagattgaccaaaccactctaaatctcggtttgcatttactttgagcattttatctttactgtaaacctcctcaatagcttactgccttctgctcttttacgaactcactttcaagttaagttttcgaaaacgattttacgtcggaaatcggttttatcgtacgaacatcatatttcagtttgcgcttacattccgatttctatcttaactgcaaacttccttccttactttacttcaaatacatttctgtaagctttcaaagttattatctgcacaaaatgacttttacgtcggaatcggatttcaacgtacgaacgcagatttaatcgtcgaaagttttccgctgcactaattcacaacccccccccccccctcttagtgctcttgatcctaacaggctttgctagaatttacaataaattgtagatgtgataagcaatactggtatccaataccaatgcactatcacaaaaatttgacaattggagattgatcatgaatgtacctaaagcttctccaagcttctattttgccctctctgtaagatactctttgtagttcctcttctagtgcccatcttaccacagtggaagcactggcctttgtcctttgctgggtctttctttgcaatctttgctttacctggtctgcccttgccctttcccttcttaagggacctttctgcttatcttttctttctggtctcaccagtatagagaactggcttctctttcttaatagtactctctacctccctcaacatattgaggagctttgagagagtcacctcaagcttgtttatattaaaattcattatgaactgtgaaaaggaatctggtagggactgaagcataatgtccacacataagttatcctctaggaccattcctagacctatgagtttctctatccactcaatcatctttaggacatggttctgaaccggtatccccttagtcatcctagcacgaaagaggctcttggatatctcatatcactgagtccttccctgttcctcaaacaatttgcggacatgtaagagaatgaatctagcatccatcttttcatgttgtctctgtaactcaggagtcatagagcccaacatatagcactgagcaagagtggagtcatcaatgtacttcacgtagcgagcggtctcatcctcgcttgccccttcttcgggtgtaggcatcactgtatcaaggacgtacacgattttctctatcgtgagaacaattctcaagttacggagccaatccgtataatttggactagtgagatggttgatatcaagtatgccacgtaagggatttgaaagcgacattttctaaaaataaagatgtagcagaaatgaataacatgcagattttgcaagaaataaactatcaagatatggacttctatcttaatatgctcccactattttactaacaagtcacgtgataccctcagcacatgaaacggaagtctccggcagacttctagtgggtatcaagatccaatcagcgtcttagtgtaacctcgagggactcgaccaatcacactaagcctaaaaggtaggcaactcttgccgatcacaactccttatgattcccgtcctgttcggcctccgaatcaccatggtcttgagggactcgaccaaccatgatgctcagttaagtcaacaccttcgttacaagatgagtttgatttgatgatataccctcgagggactcgaccaagcataccatgtcctcaggtcaccggtgacatttctaagtcgtaagcaagatagcgaatcgcgatataggtgagtctcgagggactcgaccaactcaacctacaccgggaatcggttcctacttataacgatggaaggccacgtgggtcaatctaattgcctcacgtttatcgacttaatattatcgagagagatgtttctatgattttgtctcctaatatgacatgtcatacatatacatatttaatatatatctacatcgcatgcaaatatatatacatatctagtatgtgtataagcaatcacaccatatgatcatagaccacaacctaatgtgattaggcccgagccagtaggcctaatcactcacatcaaaatctatgtgtgcaacggtgcatctccatgccctgtgatcatccatctcgtcctcgtcagttccgtcgacatcttgatgcatcttcatgcatcgcgatcgtccatctcatgggtcccgctatcgcatccacgctccaacggcacctccttatgtgattacaacttaatcataggcacgcaggcccaacaataaacgagaaatataatagaagctcgcagacctcaataataataatcacaagtacacacatcacacggtccatgatcatccgtccacacatcatatatcacatgtataaataatcatcatcatgtaggattactagataataataaaaataataatcaactaaatcttttaattaattagtattttatgaaatcaaggacatataaggaatttttgaattcatatgggtattttcataatttagataaaaggatagaatttgaatttttgaaattcataggggtaaaactatctttttttttgcccaagaatgccctaatgccctactcccctactGTCGCCGTTGtcgccaccctgttggcggcggcctatgcggtggggcgagggtgctgccctcgcctacaggcagcacgctcgctggcggcgctgccgctgcgggtgggtgcccccgcgGATGGTTCTGTCGGCGGGGTAGCGCTTGCAGGCGATGCTGCCCCTGCGAGCGCCGCTGCCTCCATGGGCAGTTCTGCCCacgaggcaacgcccgcaggcggcgcTGTCCCCCAGGGCGGCCGCCCTTGcgagggggtttcgcccgcgggagcagcggtggcaggcgcctcaccccgcgggagaagcgaccaTAGGCACCTCTGCTCGCGGGCTGCCAACCCCATcggcagcaagcctactgcaagcaagcTGCCAGCCGGCTGCTACAGACGCAACTCCTATGCTGCCTGCTTGCGGCTACgctacacgcacgtagatcgaggctagcaactattgctgccctttctcgcttttgcgtcaacgattttgacgtcaaaagtttcttcaaaacataatacacgcagttcaaaaccaatctattacACGAACaatctggctttgataccactgttgggaaaatcttgggggcgacatcacatgcgcagcgaaagaacaagaaaacaaaatccccgattcccaaagagatgttcgtcgtcgtgcgaagattggtgcgaaaaatccgcggaacttaaaactgcgtatagagtatattgtgttacctagggagatcgtatatccctatttccttgtagatctttaggagaggctgaaggaggtcaagcgtcctcctctctagcggtgatccacatagcatggctgcgacaacgctcctcaaaactccaggcttgctttgaggtagagagggggaggagaataggagaggcaagcaaaggctctagcctatgaggctctgaatccctcttatttatagaggtcccttgtcaaaccctaatggatcatcgcctagtgggtattggatctgcatccaataacccaagccttttagattagtggatctctatctaataatctctcatgggctcttattgaatctcatccataggatccaataattcaggggcttattagatatccaataagacaagggctccgttggatatcttatatctgaacctttgCTCATCGTAATGTCTAccttatgtgtgtgaccctctaggcccaatatcgagctggccatgagtcatacctgtcagaactccttctaactcagtgaattattatctttgtaacaattcactcgactcatcgactacggacgtactaggccactacgccgtagtccccaaatgatacaggggaatccaatccattggacatgtctatcctcagttaccgtgtacctatagtccctcatccatctaatatcttagagaccttatatcgagcatggtgctgtcagacctatacggtttctgctcgagtctcactctaatcggattctcccggagaactctttttctctcaacccgaatgaccctagccagggatttgtctgagcatgaacacatgggatatttctctcatgacgccgagagtggatgatcctctattgtcactcaatatccctcgtaaggtcgactaccactcccaatgaccaactgtactagatctgggacaaccaaacctacaagtctggtatcaaaaagtggagcactcatacaagacatccttggtgtctcaagtctaaggactagatataccactaggactacggaatcgctgtctgacaataaggcatcatcaaccatccagcattccgtaagcggatcaattagtgaactcattctccaatgagcacttgtactgtatccatcatatggacgggtatacagcacaccagtctatccggttatcaccatgtccctctcaagtgacctgtgactgggattatttaagatctgtgtttaaaggtgaatcgatcgcattatcgtgatctcatcacgatctgattcccattgcacaaatccaaggacatcacaatatatatatgcatatatgcaatagttataaagtgatatatgccaaaatataataagcaaaaagattctgtatcaagtcacacgtgtcatcactcacgtgattggcttgctgggcacctatgactagcaatcaatactgcagatcgtgttccagtgtgttaatcgcttcttccggcgagcttccggtgaacttccaacgaaccctcggcgatgcttcggtggactcccagcaaactcttggacttgcaacgatcctcttggcgagttccgacgagcttctttggcaagctcctggacttcttagattgttcccgcagaacctccgacgaccgtccggacttccgacgaactctcgaacccccaatgttatcttggtcttgactccggcttaacacctactgcatgtcttactgccatcgtagttaatcctgcacacttatctcaacatacggactagataaccaaatgacaattgacttcatcatcaaaatccgagattcaataatctcccccttttttatgatgacaattaattgatgatggaattaaccttaactccccctatctatatgccatacttgagataagtcattcttgaattcaaagcctttgaattcaagagacatattgataagttaagttcatttaaatttatcaatacccccatcatgattcctatcatgatgtatttttctaaaaatgatgtcaaggcttgacatccattttcaagtcttatatttcatatgtgaaagatagcaatcgtagcaattcatcacatagCAAATTCATCTAGCCTTGtttataaccacgataccaaattcatcttacttgtttctaaagacccatttagtactgataactaaatggtcactaggtctcggaacaagctcccacacctcatttctctcaaattggttcaactcttcttgcattgcaataacccatgtatCATCTTTCAAcgcctcgtcaatgtatttaggttcaatttgagaaagaaaagtagcATTGGCACAATAATTTTTAAGAGaatgagtttaaaccccttttgatgtgtctcctataattcgctccttaggatgagcatctacatacttctattcttgggtaaggatgtttcagaagaagatgtatccaagttgctagttggaggagagagttcaattaaattcaaagcatcaaaattaagatcatcatcaaactcatttttcttaaattcggaaacttcattaaagacaacatgaatactcttctataaccaaagttcttttgttaaagatataaaaggctttagaaataaaagaatagcaaagaaaaatcccttcatcggattttgcatcaaactttcctaaggcatatttttcattcaagataaaatatttacaaccaaaaactttaaagtatgaaacattgggttttttgttattccacaattcataaggagttttggaaaataatagtcttactagaaccctattcatgacatagcatatcatattaatagcttcggcccaaaaatatttgggtaggttatattcgttcaacatggttcttgccatttcttataaatttttatttttttctttctactactccattttgtttaggatttctcaaagtagagaaattatgattgtatccattaaattcaccaaaattttggaaatcatagttttgaaattcgccaccatgatcactttgaattgatgaaatcataaagccttttttattttaaacaaatttatagaacttagaaaaatacctaaagtaatcacttttgtgtgccaagaagtatatctaagtatatctactataatcatccacaatgacaaaagcgtattttctacttcctaggcttgatgtatcaattggtccaaagaaatccatatagatcaattacaatggtctagatgtgcttatttgattctttggtttgaaactaccttttatttgttttcctagttgacatgtatcacacacattatctttaataaacttaCTGTTAGGAATTCCTCtttcaagttctttggatgagatttgagagattagtttcatgctagcatatccTAATCTCCtacaccaaagccaagcattgtttttcaaaattgaaaaacacatttcattacaaagatcatcaatgtcaatagtgtatacattattttattttaggacaatcatagatatatttttgtgtggtttttcaataatgcaagcattggattcaaatctaatgatgtatcctttatcacataattgactaatgcttaaaagattatgctttaagccattaaccaataatacatcttcaatgaaaaagttggatttgttacttatggttcctttgtcaatgattttacccttgttgttgcctccgaaggtgatatactcTTTGTCTAGGCtagcgagcttagagaattgagatggatctctggtcatgtg is from Musa acuminata AAA Group cultivar baxijiao chromosome BXJ1-6, Cavendish_Baxijiao_AAA, whole genome shotgun sequence and encodes:
- the LOC135677493 gene encoding uncharacterized protein LOC135677493 gives rise to the protein MPYSPTVAVVATLLAAAYAVGRGCCPRLQAARSLAALPLRVGAPADGSVGGVALAGDAAPASAAASMGSSAHEATPAGGAVPQGGRPCEGVSPAGAAVAGASPRGRSDHRHLCSRAANPIGSKPTASKLPAGCYRRNSYAACLRLRYTHVDRG